One stretch of Bacillus sp. SM2101 DNA includes these proteins:
- a CDS encoding M23 family metallopeptidase yields MDQQNHEQENIAVSIAKEKAKKALKKQRNKLLKKAGKAAAKAVAKGILVLAKAIIGFIGSVGFPTIGTIIGVVILVYAVWVLLTSAFSFGYFDENSDVEVPEEFTRIHQLIGEEIETTYDSNKPIESEYRIPDALVGSILQIHSVSEDVKDLEDEEIIKGVVNALAPKFKYSSFENKVEWEERTCRQVTTTTRTYISCTNSSGISGAEEVEFLVDVETWNEKTKFDVEGNWNNWTSETSSYGGYRKERSYKHEIVNVTSEVDFTVLNSYLDTIGFSINEKRMIENLYEVTSKEDMGYSEWMSSEGILTSDNIGGVTGPLINDDPEISDGVFTKPTNGYITSGFKPVHRPDHYGVDVGSGGQHIAIWAVADGVVRRSYDSKSYGNVVFITHNIDGVQYETIYAHMTRRLVREGQIVTKGQQIGNMGNTGYSQGIHLHFELHLGSWNSNKSNALDPVLYGVPF; encoded by the coding sequence ATGGATCAACAAAATCATGAACAAGAAAATATAGCCGTTAGTATAGCAAAAGAAAAAGCTAAGAAAGCTTTAAAAAAACAACGTAATAAACTATTAAAAAAAGCGGGGAAAGCGGCTGCAAAAGCAGTCGCTAAAGGTATATTGGTTTTAGCCAAAGCCATAATTGGTTTTATAGGTAGTGTCGGCTTTCCGACAATTGGCACGATCATAGGTGTAGTTATTTTGGTTTATGCTGTTTGGGTTTTGTTAACCTCAGCCTTTTCTTTTGGATATTTTGATGAAAATAGTGATGTAGAGGTCCCAGAAGAATTTACGAGAATTCACCAACTAATTGGTGAAGAAATAGAAACCACCTACGATAGTAATAAACCTATTGAGTCAGAATATCGAATACCTGATGCATTGGTAGGAAGTATTTTGCAAATACATTCTGTAAGTGAAGATGTGAAGGACTTAGAAGATGAGGAAATTATAAAAGGAGTTGTTAACGCTTTAGCACCTAAATTTAAATACTCTTCGTTTGAAAATAAAGTTGAATGGGAAGAAAGAACATGCAGACAAGTGACAACAACCACTCGTACTTATATAAGCTGTACAAATAGTAGTGGAATAAGTGGAGCAGAAGAAGTAGAATTTTTAGTTGATGTAGAGACATGGAATGAAAAGACAAAGTTTGACGTAGAAGGGAATTGGAATAATTGGACATCCGAAACCTCATCATATGGTGGTTATAGAAAAGAAAGAAGTTACAAACATGAAATCGTTAATGTTACATCTGAGGTTGATTTTACAGTATTGAATAGTTACCTTGATACAATAGGTTTTTCTATTAATGAAAAGAGAATGATAGAAAATTTGTATGAGGTCACTAGTAAAGAAGATATGGGTTATTCTGAATGGATGAGTTCAGAAGGAATTCTAACATCTGATAATATTGGAGGTGTTACCGGACCTCTTATAAACGACGATCCTGAGATATCTGATGGTGTTTTTACCAAACCTACAAATGGTTATATTACTTCTGGTTTTAAGCCTGTACATCGACCAGACCATTACGGAGTTGATGTTGGTTCAGGAGGGCAACATATTGCAATTTGGGCTGTAGCAGACGGAGTGGTTAGAAGATCTTATGATTCAAAATCTTATGGGAATGTTGTATTTATTACTCATAATATTGATGGAGTACAGTATGAAACAATTTACGCACACATGACTCGAAGGCTTGTTAGAGAAGGTCAAATAGTAACAAAAGGACAACAAATTGGAAATATGGGTAACACTGGTTATTCTCAAGGTATACATCTTCATTTTGAACTTCACCTGGGAAGCTGGAACTCTAATAAATCCAATGCTTTAGACCCTGTTTTGTACGGTGTACCATTCTAG